The genomic segment AGAGAGGtcatgagaaagagacagagacacaaagagagctcTAGTAATATCCCACTCACAGGCAGCACCCCGGGTAGGCAGAAGGCCTGGCAGAATCCGATGGCTTTGGGTGTTTCCCGCGGCTCCTCATCCCCCTGCCGGATGGTGTAGTACCCTCCGTCACACACCTCCTCCGatccctcctcatcctcttcatcaCTCATCAGAGGCCTGTGGCTGTCTGCGTCTCTTTCCACTGGTCTCAGACTTGTTTCTGACTCCAAACACAGACCTGATGGGACAGAGAAACAACACTCTTCATCAAAAGAGTCAAAGTATatagctaaactcagcaaaaaaagaaacgtcctctcactgtcaaatgtgtttattttcagcaaacgtaacgtgtaaatatttgtatgaacataagattcaacaactgagacataaactgaacaagatccacagacatgtgatgaacagaaattgaataatgtgttcctgaacaaagggggaggtgtcaaaatcaaaagtaacagtcagtatctggtgtggccaccagctgcattaagtactgcagtgcatctcctcctcatggactgcaccagatttgccagttcttactgtgagatgttacccaactcttccaccaaggcacctgcaagttcccggacatttctcgggagaatggccctagccctcaccctccgatccaacaggtcccagacgtgctcaatgggattgagatccgggctcttcgctggccatagcagaacactgacattcctgtcttgcaggaaatcatgcacagaacgagcagtatggatggtggcattgtcatgtcaggatgaacctgcaggaagggtaccacatgagggaggaggacgtcttccctgtaacgcacagcgttgagattgcctgcaatgacaacaagctcagtccgccccagaccatgacggaccctccacctccaaatcgatccggctccagagtacaggcctcggtgtaacactcattccttcgacaataaatgcgaatccgaccataaccccaggtgagacaaaaccgcgactcgtcagtgaagagcactttttgccagtcctgtctggtccagcgacggtgggtttgtgcccataggcgacgttgttgccggtgatgtctggtgaggacctgccttacaacaggcctacaagccctcagttcagcctccctcaccctattgcggacagtctgagcactgattgaGGGATTGTGCGCTCCTGGTGTAACacaggcagttgttgccatcctgtacctattccgcagatgtgatgttcggatgtaccgatcctgtgcaggtgttgttacacgtggtctgccactgcgaggacgatcagctgtccgtcctgtctcgctgtcttaggtgtctcacagtacggacattgcaatttagtgccttggccacatctgcagtcctcatgcctccttgaagcatgcctaaggcacgttcacgcagatgagcagggaccctgggcatctttcttttggtgtttttcagagtcagtaaaaaggcctctttagtgtcctaagttttcataactgtgaccttaattgcctaccgtctgtaagctgtttgtgtcttaacgaccgttccacaggtgcatgttcataaattgtttatggttcattgaacaagcatgggaaacagtgtttaaacccttttcaatgaagatctgtgaagttatttggatttttacgaattatctttgaaagacagggtcctgaaaaagggacgtttctttttttgctgagttcatatgTGCTTTATATcatattccacacacacacacacacacacacacacacattactacaACTTCCTCACAAaaaatataatattataataatatataataataataaatatatatttatttttttacttcctCACAGAACAATAACGATTAATGTCAAGAGAATTGACAAAAACAATTAGGATGGCACAGAAAGGACGAAGTTGCttcaatgtttattctattctactgagccatttactttatgttcgtattcttatcttgtattattttcgagaaggaacctgcaagtaagcatttcattggatggtgtataccatgcgtatcctgtacatacgactaatagaACTTGAGACTTGAAGTGAAAGAATGTACAGTATGATACAATGATAGGGAGACAATGCCAGACCAATGAGGGAAACTGGGAATACGCGGACCTAATACTCACCCACTTCTTTAGGGGAGGTGAGCAGACCAAagaacaccaccaccccaccagcaAACTGCAGCACTGAAGTGACCAGGAAGGCAtactacagaaacacagcataACACTGAGGTGACTTGTATTGTGAATTGTGCTGTTCGTGTCATGTAGCTAACTATGTAGCAAGAGGTTGAGAGAAAGACACCCTCACATAACTTATTCTAGACAACAATGTAGTGACATTTTCTTCTAGACTTACTAACTAGACCATACCAGGTATTGTCTATGCTACATAGCATGTCCGTTTTTCATCTAGACCTTATAAAAAGGTGAATCCCAGAGCAGATCTGTAATAGGTATATCTGTGTCTGCACTCACCTCATAACCGTACTTGAGAACACTGGATGCCAGGAAAGCTCCCAGGATGTTCCCAACAGAGGCACAGGCACTCCACAGGCCAAACACAAAACCTCgcctggagggaggaggagacatACAGCAGTTACTCTCAAGAACATGCACAATACATACAACATACTCAACACAATACTCAATTAGAACCTTGTCTTCTAGAATACAATAGAATCACGAATAAATCAGTACATCACAGGGTCGTTCCGTAtgatttcaatcactttttgacagcaccccCTTAGAttatgtaaaatagggtctaaaCGACAACATTAGTAAACATTTGTCAAATCTGAGGTCACTTATTTTTAGATAATTAACATTAATGCTTAAAGAAAATTCATTttcttacatttaaaaaaaaataaaaatagaatagACTGaaaaccctgtttgtaagcttttaaaagATATCAAACTCAACCGTTTATCTTTATCAGTGataaagacatggatgtctcatggtagggtGGGGAATTGTTACAggttttggtttttccatttatgttttaaggttggactttagcacgtatagctcgttagcacgtagggcacaccgattggtgtcaccttGTTAGTCAGTATTGGTTACACCTATGCTGGTTGCCATCTCTTTAGTGGGAAGGCGTTAAATAGCGCCTGGGCCAGGACAGGTTAAGAGCCCTGTGCTCCTGTTGTTTTGATAGATGCAGAGGGTTAACACCTTTAGTTGGCGCACCCTATTTTGATTTCTAGACAAACAATCTTTTATCCGATTTTGTTTTggtccacctttttggtttgcttcctctCTTTAACCTtgctttttcttttgtttgcctcttttGTAAATTTAGTGGGTGCTAATGGTAGACGTCTTTTAGGgtccagttgttgttactagtcaactttcagtggacacgcCCGTCTCTTTCAGAACCTCTCCTAAAACCACTTGTTTCAttttggttgttggtcattgACTCTTAGTTCCCGCTTTTGTTTGCGTGACatttttggttttcttgctggAGAACGTAACAGTATGCAACATGGGTCAACTTTGAACACccatctcctgaatgttttggcattcaggtccaaaaagttacTTTCTGACCAATTTTAccatgggcaaacatgtatgAAAGGTTTCAGgcaaatcaaaaggggtgcagTCAGAAAGGGATTGAAATCATATGTAACGACCCCACAGTTAAAGCAATCCCCTAAGGCTACTGTTTGTAAAGTCAACTTCGGATTGTTGACATTCAAGGAGCTTTACTCAATCTGTGAGTGATCTGCATTGATCAGTAGTGATGGGGCAAACAAATACAGTTACAGATGGGGATATTCTTTTTGACGATATATAGAGACGTATCATTTTGACaatattgcaatattattttttGCGCTAGTTTGCTGTACCGCCACCTGAACTCCAGAATTttcccttcatagcttgttctccatcttattTTTAGGGAGcccatttgttttcagcacttttatttccatgactgaccaAAACTagttctcatggctctctcagacatatggtgagcaatatgtttggaatatCGGATCACAATACATATAAAACTGTGGGAATCGCAATAAATATTGTATCGTTATAATATCATATTgtaaggtccctggcaattcccagccctactgaTCAGTGTTGGAGTATACTAGTGTCCtggcagagagagggatacaATACTCACCCCGACTTGCCGAACCAGTTCCCCATGACTGCCACCACACAGGGCCAGACAGCAGACTGCAGAAGGCCGTTCAGCACCCAAAGGCCACAGTACAGGTAGATGTTATAGAACTGCAGCCACTCAGTCAGGGTACCAAACACAAACTCCTGGGAAGTGAAGGAGGGAAAAACAGAAGGTTATATTGGATTACGTCACTAAATAAACACAGTGAAATATAAATGGTATGAAAATGCAGAATCTGCAGTATATGCCTATTGTAGCAATTGCGTTTTCACTAAGTACCTATTGTATGAATCTGATGTAACAACTGTGTAGATGTATATGAAATATAAAAGCAGTGCCCCACTTACCACTATGGCTGAACCACACAGACCAAAGGAGAGGACATACCGGAGGTTCATGCGGTCTCCAATCACTCCACTCATATATAAGCCCTGCATGAATATTGAACAACACACACATGTTTACCCTGTCCTCCTGCTTTGACTATGCATCAGTGTGCTTGTTTCCATGTTGATAACGAAAGATAGCATTAATGAATTAACATACATTAGTTTAATGTGCATATTAGCGTGTGGCAGGAGAGAGAAGTAAATCTGATCTGACTGATTAGGTTACACTGAGTCACTGTTGCTAGACTACCAACCAGAAGGCCCCCCCGTGACCCCAGCTGACCCCGACACTCACCACGGCGTAGGAAAACAGGAAGATGGTGTCGAGGACACCCAGGAACAGAGTGGCTCCATCGGAGTCTGCAAACAGGTTATGCTCCTCCCATGTCTGGAGGAAGATACAGAATAGACaatcaaaataaataaacttCATATCATTTAACACAAAAACGTTGTCAGAGTAACTGAATAAGGGGATTTATTTAACCATTAGTATTAGCTGTGCTTCATGGTCTGTTTCAACATATGATCACGTGCAGAGCACTAGTCAATAGCTCCTCACCTGATAACACTTCCCCATCCACTACACACAAAGTAAATATTGAGGATTGCACATGAAGAGATCACTAAACAAACCCAATGGTGCAAACTGAGGCAAAATAGCAGAGATCCAGGAGTTAAGTCATTATATCAGAGGTCATCATTCAGGGGAGGCGAAAAGGAGGGATAATTCAAGGAAGTGAATCCACATCCTCCCGAGTACGTACCTCCCCGGGTGAGAAGGCAGGAGAGCTGGCATTCTGCACAGAGGGAGTCCACTGGGCTGAGATGCTCACTTTCACATTACTAAAGGTCTTCCTCGAGGCGTGCAGGAGGAcatagctggagagagagggagggaggggagattaATAAAGCCATGTTATATTCCTAGCACAACAAGAGACCAGAAACATCCAGGGCCTTCCAATCTGTGTTTAGCTGTTTAAAGCAGCTGGTGTGCAGTACTCAACCCATTTACAACTACTATAAATTCCTCAAGACTATAACCTGTAATAAGAACTCTAGGCCATACGTCACTTCCTGATGACAGGGCCTGGAAAGCACAGCCACAAAATCTTTGACACAGCCGAGTGGGGTCAAAGGTCAGGGTTCAGAGTGGGGAGGTCAGGATAGGGAATGTGAGAAGCAAGATTCAGCATGAATCTGATTCTTACTGCTCAACTGTCTGATACGTTCACTTTCTCCTACTCTGATAACAACCAGCCTGACCAAGAAGCAATGTcacgttttattttttttacagtgtactTACAGTGGAGAGCTTTATAAGACTGTGAGTACTGTAGCTCGAGTCCAGGCATTAGCACTTGGCTTAGTACTGTATTTACTTAAGGAGGATGTAGGCCTATATGAGCACAAGTGAGCCTGTGTATCAAATGCGTATGTATGCTCTGGTATAAGTGCTTGTGTAGAGAGAGAGCATTTAGGGCAAAGAGAACTGGAATAAGAACTCGGAACATTCAGAGGGTCTTATACCAGATCCCTACAAGGCTGGTGGGAGTTCAGGAGTTGAGTTTACCTAAAGAAGGTGAGGAGGAAGGCGACCAGGTGATGGTGGGTGTACTGCGCCAGGAAGCCGCAGCACGGGGACGACATCACAGGGGTCACCAGGAGGGATGGGGTGGAGGTCTACAAGGGGGCAGCAGGAGAGGcagcaggagagggagggggttccGAGAGGTAACAGCACCACACTAGTTTATTCAACACTACAGCCTCAGTCAAAAACACAGCTTTGTCTGAAAAGAGAGAACTCGGGTTTCAAGTCCTATGAGACCAGGTGGATAATTTTCACCATAGCAAATGTAGGTAAAAGGCCAATGATATAAAGCCACAAAACAAGTCACCAAAGGTCTTGGTTAGCCTCTTCCAAAAAAGAAAACCATAAACTTGTTATCATTAACCTACTTCTCATTATGGGACCTTAGTGTTAGTCCTACAGCCAACAAACCTTGGAACCTGGCCTGAAAGATGTATCTGGTGTAAACACCCTCTGAATCACATTCTGCCAATAAAggcaaacccccccaaaaagattGAGATTTCCTTACCTACTTTTTCCGCAAACGTGTACTCGTTCTAGATAG from the Salmo salar chromosome ssa17, Ssal_v3.1, whole genome shotgun sequence genome contains:
- the LOC106576065 gene encoding sugar phosphate exchanger 3 gives rise to the protein MSSPCCGFLAQYTHHHLVAFLLTFFSYVLLHASRKTFSNVKVSISAQWTPSVQNASSPAFSPGETWEEHNLFADSDGATLFLGVLDTIFLFSYAVGLYMSGVIGDRMNLRYVLSFGLCGSAIVEFVFGTLTEWLQFYNIYLYCGLWVLNGLLQSAVWPCVVAVMGNWFGKSGRGFVFGLWSACASVGNILGAFLASSVLKYGYEYAFLVTSVLQFAGGVVVFFGLLTSPKEVGLCLESETSLRPVERDADSHRPLMSDEEDEEGSEEVCDGGYYTIRQGDEEPRETPKAIGFCQAFCLPGVLPYSLAYACLKMVNYSFFFWLPFYLSRNFGWKEAQADRLSVWYDVGGIIGGTIQGLISDFMGKRAPVLAVSLLLAMGALVGYSHSPPDQVANAALLATTGFFIGGPSNMISSAISADLGRQEALRGSQEALATVTGIVDGTGSIGAAVGQYLVSLIESKLGWMCVFYFFIVMTGCSIVFILPLIVTEIRAMWRDRQARTHEL